A genomic window from Salvia miltiorrhiza cultivar Shanhuang (shh) chromosome 5, IMPLAD_Smil_shh, whole genome shotgun sequence includes:
- the LOC131025989 gene encoding uncharacterized protein LOC131025989, whose amino-acid sequence MARGSSDGHNGRRGRGDGRGRSSSSGASSQASDGGIRDSVAQIQLAGGSGSAPTSSEDTVPSSHSSTGRIMLTITPQGKIYPYEYMPKACTRIFRQVRNPNGFNWKATHDDVKNLYFMEFKKHFMWDDSIEQAVKLDFMKIVARRYKDFVYEIKMAKDDPKKGRPPFIHEREWPDWLSYWRSEAVVKKSETAKKCRMSEPEGPGTGQVKHK is encoded by the exons ATGGCTAGAGGAAGCAGTGACGGGCACAATGGTAGACGAGGGCGCGGTGATGGTAGAGGGCGATCATCCTCCTCAGGGGCATCATCACAGGCGTCTGATGGGGGCATTCGTGATTCAGTTGCCCAGATACAATTGGCTGGAGGTAGTGGATCCGCTCCGACATCATCAGAAGATACCGTGCCCAGCAGCCACTCGAGCACGGGTCGGATTATGTTGACCATTACACCTCAGGG tAAGATCTACCCATACGAGTACATGCCCAAAGCATGTACTCGTATTTTCAGGCAAGTTAGGAACCCTAATGGCTTTAACTGGAAGGCGACACATGATGATGTgaagaatttatattttatggaATTCAAG AAGCACTTCATGTGGGATGATAGTATCGAACAGGCAGTGAAGTTGGATTTTATGAAGATTGTGGCTCGTAGGTATAAAGATTTTGTATATGAAATCAAGATGGCAAAGGATGATCCGAAGAAGGGAAGGCCACCATTTATTCATGAGCGTGAGTGGCCTGATTGGTTGAGTTACTGGAGGAGTGAGGCTGTGGTTAAGAAATCAGAAACGGCCAAAAAGTGCAGAATGTCTGAGCCTGAAGGTCCAGGAACAGGACAAGTGAAGCATAAATGA